GTTCTTCGGGCGCGATCGAACGCAGAAGACGCTAGATCGACTGCTCGATCACGTCTCGCCACAGGAGGCCGATACTTCCGGCGGCGACGAACTCGACGGGCTGACGTTCGTGTTCACCGGGACGCTCACGGCGTACACACGCAGCGAGGCACAGGAACTCGTCGAAGCCCACGGCGGGAACGCCACGAGCAGCGTCTCGGCCAACACCGACTACCTCGTCGTCGGTGACAGCCCCGGGCAGCGAAAGCTCGAGGACGCCGACGCCGAAGGAGTACCGATTATCGACGAAAGCGAGTTCGAGGAACTGCTCGAAGAGCGCGACGTGTTATAAGTCGGCTGTCCGGAGTTTCAGATAACCCAGCGTCACCGGCAACACGATCCACGCGAGCGCGACCGCCGCACCGAACCACGGCTCGACGAAGTACGGTTCGCTGTCGGGGATTCCGGGGGCGTACGCCACGAACGCGACCGTCAGGTCGGGTTCGACGCCGGCGAGCGCGTTCCGAACGGCGGCCATCGGCTGGAGGTGTCGCCAGAGCGTCGCCCAGGTCGGAGCCGGGCCCGACGGGAACGCGAACCCGTTGAGCACGTACCGGACAGCGTTGGGGACGCCCTCCCACAGTCGGAACAGGAAGACGATGAACAGTCCAAACGCACCGGCCGCCGCGCGGGTCGTGTCGGCCGAGCCGGCCGAGAGACCGACCGAGAGGCTGACGAAGACGGCCATCAGCGCGCCAGCGACGCCGAGCGCGGCGAGCAGCGCGGTGGCGGAGACGGGCGCACCGAGCGCGGCCGCCAGCCCACTCGAGAGGAGGATCGACGCGCTCGTCAGCGCAGCCACCAGCGCAAGCCGACCGAGGAAGGTCCCGTAGACGACCTCCGTCCGGGAAAACGGGAGACTGAGCAACACCCGAAGCTCGCCCGAGGCGCGCTTGCCGACGATCTGGTTGTACGACATCGAGATCGCCGCGATCGATCCGAGAAACGCCATCGCCGTGATCCCGACGCGCGGGACATCGACCGCGCTCGCGTTCTCGGCGTTCGAACCGGCGAGGTAGCCGATCCCGAGCCCGATCAACAGAAACAGCGCCCCGAGGACGTACAGCTGTCGGTCCCGGATCGCGTCGACGAAGTCCTTCCGTGCGATCTGGAGGAGGCGGTTCATCAGTTCCCACCCCCCGTGTAGGAGACGAACAGGTCTTCCAGCGAGGGCTCGCTGGTTTCGACGTTCTCGACGGTCCCGGCCCCGTGGCAGTCACTGACGACAGCGCTTTTGACGGCGTTCTCACAGCCGACGAGGAGCGTCGTCTGCTCGACGGTGACACTGGTGACGCCGTCCCGTTCCCGGACCGTCTCGACGAGTCCATCGGGAATCGACGCCATCGTCACGCGGAGCTGGCCGGTCGCGCCGGTCGCCTCGCGCAAGCCGTCGATCGTGTCGACGGCGACCAGCTGCCCCTGGTTGAGGATGCCG
This window of the Halapricum desulfuricans genome carries:
- a CDS encoding ABC transporter permease, with amino-acid sequence MNRLLQIARKDFVDAIRDRQLYVLGALFLLIGLGIGYLAGSNAENASAVDVPRVGITAMAFLGSIAAISMSYNQIVGKRASGELRVLLSLPFSRTEVVYGTFLGRLALVAALTSASILLSSGLAAALGAPVSATALLAALGVAGALMAVFVSLSVGLSAGSADTTRAAAGAFGLFIVFLFRLWEGVPNAVRYVLNGFAFPSGPAPTWATLWRHLQPMAAVRNALAGVEPDLTVAFVAYAPGIPDSEPYFVEPWFGAAVALAWIVLPVTLGYLKLRTADL